The following coding sequences are from one Nicotiana tomentosiformis chromosome 3, ASM39032v3, whole genome shotgun sequence window:
- the LOC104084839 gene encoding arogenate dehydrogenase 1, chloroplastic-like, whose protein sequence is MSPSSSSSSSHAYTMRIGIIGLGPFAQFLAKTMIKQGHIIRATSRSDYSEMCANLGILFFRDMGAFLESDNEVIMISTSILSLSRVVESIPFHCLKRPTLFVDVLSVKEHPKDVLLRILPQECDLLCTHPMFGPESGKDGWTDLTFMYDMVRIRDQSLCSSFLQIFSIEGCKMLEMTCEEHDKLAARSQFLTHTIGRILSEMEVEPTPIDTKGFQKLVQVKESSARDSFDLFSGLFIHNRFARQQMKNLEVAVEKTKQKLEERSKELQDPIISKF, encoded by the exons ATGTctccttcatcttcttcttcgtcttcccATGCCTATACTATGCGTATAGGCATAATTGGATTGGGTCCTTTCGCACAGTTTTTGGCCAAAACCATGATAAAACAAGGCCATATAATCAGGGCTACTTCTAGATCAGATTACTCAGAAATGTGCGCTAATTTGGGTATCCTATTCTTCAG GGATATGGGTGCATTTCTTGAATCAGACAATGAAGTTATTATGATTAGCACATCGATCTTGTCTCTATCACGAGTTGTAGAGTCAATACCATTCCACTGTCTCAAGCGGCCTACACTTTTTGTTGATGTACTCTCAGTGAAAGAACATCCAAAAGATGTCCTTTTGCGA ATATTGCCCCAGGAGTGCGACTTGCTGTGTACACACCCAATGTTTGGACCAGAAAGTGGAAAAGATGGATGGACAGACTTGACTTTTATGTACGACATGGTTCGAATTAGAGATCAATCTCTGTGTTCCAGTTTTCTGCAAATCTTTTCAATTGAG GGTTGCAAAATGCTGGAAATGACTTGTGAAGAGCATGACAAATTGGCTGCTCGAAGTCAATTTCTCACTCACACAATTGGCAG GATCTTATCCGAAATGGAGGTTGAACCCACCCCCATAGACACAAAGGGATTTCAGAAACTTGTTCAAGTG AAGGAGAGCTCAGCTAGAGATAGTTTTGATCTATTCAGTGGGCTATTCATACACAATAGATTTGCCAGACAACAG ATGAAAAATTTAGAAGTAGCAGTGGAGAAAACCAAACAGAAGCTTGAAGAGAGGTCGAAGGAGCTGCAGGATCCTATCATATCTAAGTTCTAA